A segment of the Rhizobium sp. ZPR4 genome:
AAGACCTTCATCGCCATCACGCTGACCTCGCTGCTCACCAACCTGCAGCCGCTGCTCTTCGATGTCGCGCATATCAACGCGCTGTGGTCGGCGCTCCTCGGCGGCATCCTTCTCGGCTTCGGGCTGCTCGCGCTCTATCGTCATCGGGCAAGTCTCGGCGGCGTCGGCATTCTGGGCATTTATCTGCAGGAGCGTTTTGGTGTCAGGGCAGGGCTGGTGCAGCTGGCAATCGATCTATGCGTGCTTGCTGTTGCTTTTGCGGTGACCACGCCTCCGGTGGTCATCTGCTCCGTGATCGGCGCAATCGCGCTCAACCTCTTCGTGGCGATCAATCATCGCTCGGATCGCTATATAGCGCTGTAAAATTGAAGCCTATTGCTTGCGGGTCTCGTCGGATTCGACGATCGCGGCTTCATGATACCAGCTGTCGAATGCGGCCGTTGCAATGGTCGGGCCGATATCCGGGGTGAGGTTCACCTTCGGACGCTGGCTCACCGCCGTCGAGCGGGCCGTGACGGGAAACTGATAGATCTTTGCGGTTTCGTGCCGAGTACCGATTGCCATTCGTTGTCTCTCCCTTTTGGTGTTCAAGCGGGCGCGCTTCAAGAGACAGCTCATATATAGCAAAGTCGAAGGCGAATATCACCATTCCGCTTAAAAAAAATGCTAAATGATGAAATTATAGGCAATCCGTTAGTGGCGCGGTCGATGCCGTTTCTTTGATCTGCCGGTTTTTCGATCCATTCCAAGGCCAGCGCACCTGCGACATTTTGGCAGTTCGGCTGAAATGACACCGACGATTTGAAAAAGAATCTAATGATTGGCGCCCGGAAATCCTGCCCGAATACGGCTGAATCATAAAAATTTCACTTGGCCAGCCAGGTGTCGATGCGATCTGGCACGGCAAATGCATCTCTCTTGACAGCGGTTCGTAGTGAGGAATTTTCCGGCGGGCGCGCCGGCCAAGTTTTCCTACTTCGCCTGATTAACTGTTATGAGGTGCGTAATGACGAAGTTTAAGCTCGAGTACATCTGGCTCGACGGATATACCCCAGTACCGAACCTGCGCGGTAAAACGCAGATCAAGGAATTCGACGCATTTCCGACGCTCGAGCAGCTTCCGCTTTGGGGCTTCGATGGTTCGTCGACGATGCAGGCCGAAGGCCGCAGCTCCGATTGCGTGCTGAAGCCTGTTGCCATCTATCCGGACCCGGCCCGTACCAACGGCGCTCTCGTCATGTGCGAAGTCATGATGCCGGATGGCGTCACCCCGCATGAATCCAACAGCCGCGCGACCATCCTCGACGATGAAGACGCATGGTTCGGTTTCGAGCAGGAATACTTCTTCTACAAGGACGGTCGTCCGCTCGGCTTCCCGGAATCCGGCTACCCGGCTCCGCAGGGCCCGTACTACACCGGCGTCGGCTACAAGAACGTCGGCGATGTCGCTCGCGAAATCGTTGAAGAGCACCTCGACCTTTGCCTCGAAGCAGGCATCAATCACGAAGGCATCAACGCCGAAGTGGCCAAGGGCCAGTGGGAATTCCAGATTTTCGGCAAGGGCTCCAAGCGCGCCGCCGACCAGATCTGGATGGCTCGCTACCTGCTGCTGCGTCTGTGCGAAAAGTACGGCATCGACATCGAGTTCCATTGCAAGCCGCTCGGCGACACCGACTGGAACGGCTCGGGCATGCACTGCAACTTCTCGACCAAGTTCATGCGCGAAGTCGGCGGCAAGGCCTATTTCGAAGCGCTCATGGCTCAGTTCGACAAGAACCTGCACGACCACATTGCTGTCTACGGCCCGGACAACCACATGCGCCTGACCGGCAAGCATGAAACGGCTCCGTGGAACAAGTTCAGCTACGGCGTTGCCGACCGCGGCGCTTCGATCCGCGTCCCGCACTCGTTCATCAAGAACGATTACAAGGGCTACCTCGAAGATCGTCGTCCGAACTCTCAGGGTTGCCCCTACCAGATCGCTTCCCAGGTCCTGAAGACCATCTCGGAAGTCCCGACCGCTGGCTTCGGCTCGGTTGCTGCTTGATCGTTTCCGGCTTGGCTTGCCAAGCAGAGGAAAACCAAAGAATGACGCGGGGCTTTGGCTCCGCGTTTTTCGTTCTGAGGTTATCAAATGGCAGTCATCGGCCAGACTCTCTTAGGTCCCCGCGCTGCCAACCCGATACTCCGTCATCCTCGGGCTCGACCCGAGGATCCACGCCCAAGCTGCCGACTATATTGGTATGCCTCGCATCAAGGGATGCACTCTCGCCGGTACTCGTT
Coding sequences within it:
- a CDS encoding DUF2735 domain-containing protein produces the protein MAIGTRHETAKIYQFPVTARSTAVSQRPKVNLTPDIGPTIATAAFDSWYHEAAIVESDETRKQ
- a CDS encoding YitT family protein, encoding MANAKSAFGVWNTSATRHSWIEDVQGILTGSLISSLGLFCLSSAGLLTGSTAGIAFLLHYAIGVNFGLAFFVVNLPFFYLSLKQLGPVFTIKTFIAITLTSLLTNLQPLLFDVAHINALWSALLGGILLGFGLLALYRHRASLGGVGILGIYLQERFGVRAGLVQLAIDLCVLAVAFAVTTPPVVICSVIGAIALNLFVAINHRSDRYIAL
- a CDS encoding glutamine synthetase beta-grasp domain-containing protein, with protein sequence MTKFKLEYIWLDGYTPVPNLRGKTQIKEFDAFPTLEQLPLWGFDGSSTMQAEGRSSDCVLKPVAIYPDPARTNGALVMCEVMMPDGVTPHESNSRATILDDEDAWFGFEQEYFFYKDGRPLGFPESGYPAPQGPYYTGVGYKNVGDVAREIVEEHLDLCLEAGINHEGINAEVAKGQWEFQIFGKGSKRAADQIWMARYLLLRLCEKYGIDIEFHCKPLGDTDWNGSGMHCNFSTKFMREVGGKAYFEALMAQFDKNLHDHIAVYGPDNHMRLTGKHETAPWNKFSYGVADRGASIRVPHSFIKNDYKGYLEDRRPNSQGCPYQIASQVLKTISEVPTAGFGSVAA